A single Paenibacillus sp. FSL R5-0517 DNA region contains:
- a CDS encoding DUF4879 domain-containing protein, with amino-acid sequence MKKLVGLALILVLVLSFNVAAYADGDVTQAKPLTKEEIINSKEFREAVEAAKAEFKAQKSKDTGGPVLFAPAPNVSHINVYGVVSPNGGQEIYGFNNNPLSTTNDHGGAWIQCITFQIGYDSSHFGKLAGNTMTNNWSEAIDLDGDRVIDAFAHSWVYESPNTTGGQFVGTVYSINIPTQWTAWINVR; translated from the coding sequence ATGAAAAAGTTGGTTGGTTTAGCTCTTATTCTTGTTCTCGTGCTTTCGTTTAATGTAGCTGCTTATGCAGATGGTGATGTGACTCAAGCCAAACCGTTAACAAAGGAAGAAATTATTAATTCCAAAGAATTCCGTGAAGCTGTTGAGGCTGCTAAGGCTGAATTTAAAGCGCAAAAGTCTAAAGATACGGGTGGTCCAGTTCTGTTTGCACCTGCTCCGAACGTATCTCACATTAATGTATACGGTGTTGTATCTCCTAATGGCGGTCAAGAGATTTACGGCTTCAATAACAACCCGCTCTCCACGACCAATGATCATGGTGGGGCTTGGATTCAGTGTATTACGTTCCAGATCGGTTATGACAGCAGTCACTTCGGCAAACTCGCCGGCAATACAATGACAAACAACTGGTCTGAAGCTATTGATCTGGACGGTGATCGTGTCATAGATGCTTTCGCCCATTCTTGGGTTTATGAATCCCCTAATACAACAGGTGGACAATTTGTAGGTACGGTCTATTCCATTAACATCCCAACACAGTGGACCGCTTGGATTAATGTTCGTTAA
- the yaaA gene encoding peroxide stress protein YaaA, with protein MQNILPFLSEETRFITCIFGQMVDGKLVEKATWAKMARGEMVRYMAEHKITDVKDVGNFDWLNFGFSEERSDENTNVFIQAEGK; from the coding sequence TTGCAAAATATTTTGCCTTTTCTGAGTGAGGAAACCAGGTTCATTACTTGTATATTCGGACAAATGGTCGATGGGAAGCTGGTTGAAAAGGCAACCTGGGCTAAAATGGCCAGAGGCGAAATGGTTCGTTATATGGCAGAGCATAAGATTACAGATGTGAAAGACGTAGGAAACTTTGATTGGTTGAACTTTGGCTTTTCCGAAGAGCGATCTGACGAGAACACGAATGTATTCATACAAGCAGAGGGAAAGTAG
- a CDS encoding RHS repeat-associated core domain-containing protein, producing MFKKITIIWLCVILVLSGFGSFGYGGQTAAAAEGRDSLPSATYITIHSLKEQFGIKEDWIEKKLDQGYSLYQLYKALQTDRTGGEAAEKWLEAQEISEPIQMEGLRPSGSSQQNNFSINALGEDTPGTGTTVDETGLNHVDIRDDASLYMTSYGAESISTATGEMMIQSTDLSLPGLIPFDLTRVYDSARATGQLGVEYDETTQTYSNMVTPRKEELSAGLGQGWRWDIPFMEKRGDNQYIQIPGVGYYRLNANLELEGYVWNDLTVKRDATVTVNSVSSSYRLSIRNGYDYLFNEAGELLQITDGYRNTVNFYYTTLNGNQAIARIENSEGQALTFAYDNLKVTVQLAGTDRKATYTQREDEGIRILREYTDALDRTTTYTYYYPESKFNFLPELQSNQNAQGVMHTALLSRITSPSSAITDYAYIPALKQIGEASSHFVFKVRERKNQFSTTEGEGVLDKVNFEYSGEDLEAYGQPASWTTKVKAENTVDTWTFSKTFSAAAHPDLVRADKHTLTGDDVTYSTELQYDNQTKRNLPTQITEWVSEGGRAGEKLITTIAYDANGMVTSEKQSTGQESTYAYETGKAPYNWIKPVRSTSKINSTLERYTETTYNSQGSVLRSTTKNGYGGQLLTESEVKLDDKGRVISTTDKGGYLAKDSVATLSYQANAGHLVKSRSMTVHDAAGKAESLVETYDYTKAGELEKTTNAAGEQESYQYDQEGRLLQVIHADGTKSTTVYDDVKNIITSTSPDGIITAERYNPLGLLVEEQTAEATYKYAYDREGNVTAAEDAESNVTRFVIDAFGQVVETQYPDGTTGTTNIDAVAQTVVYKDAADNQTREKMDLLGRVTAVEEYRNGAYVPLQQTEYDMDGNVITSIDGNGQRTTYTYDALGQIATATTPKQETSRYFYSYLGQVTQIVSPNAQTVTKQYDELGRIIKQTHPSPAGYATTLYYDKKSNLIKKQDRLGKVTEYTYNSDNMLTSMKAPDSNVSYTYDEIGRRTSMTDDYGKTTYSYRAEDGMLNGLTFPDGTRLDYENNTQQRLGYTLTDAKGQSLRIHGEVNAMNRVTSMDITSGSGGASALAASGTTPVDRMTFSYTSNSLLEKLSFGKGLSTSYQFSGYDLSGITISQGTSAVQQFAYEYDGNKNITSRTQNGETDQYTYDELSRIQTETGTQKETYTYDPNGNRYSTGSGKVYGLKDAQYTYDSQNRLIKATGEGKTVTYSYNGDGLLYERTEGDQTIRYYYDEEAKLIAEATVTSGKAELTYAYIYDLYGQLWARQDKQTGKLEYYQLNGHGDVVGLVDDAGKVLNSYTYDIWGGPLTTEETVPNVLRYAGEYWDDTVGLQYLRARWYDPGMARFIGEDTYEGELDDPLSLNLYSYVSNNPIKYVDPSGHNKRPGKNSLEGLGQGSGSASAGRMGPNGGSGGGGSRGGSGSAKSKPSTSNNGQSTKGSNNVSSAKGLIGKDFEAYLTKRLGGNGSFSKGGRDFDGGVGNKWWEAKSGNYWDKILEGKNGGVAKFKSDMGSRLEIAKSNDAKYYLYSNTKIPQQIKDWLTKKGIGFKEFLD from the coding sequence GTGTTTAAGAAAATAACGATTATTTGGTTATGCGTCATATTGGTTCTTAGTGGGTTCGGTTCTTTTGGATATGGAGGACAAACAGCAGCGGCGGCAGAAGGTAGGGATTCCCTCCCTTCCGCTACCTACATTACAATCCATAGTTTAAAAGAGCAATTTGGTATCAAAGAAGATTGGATCGAGAAGAAACTAGATCAGGGTTATTCGTTGTACCAGTTGTATAAAGCTTTACAGACAGATCGCACAGGCGGCGAGGCTGCTGAAAAATGGCTAGAAGCACAAGAAATAAGCGAACCGATTCAAATGGAGGGTTTACGCCCTTCGGGTTCATCACAGCAAAACAACTTTTCGATTAATGCTCTTGGAGAGGATACTCCAGGTACGGGAACGACCGTGGACGAAACGGGACTTAACCATGTCGATATCCGAGATGACGCATCGCTTTATATGACGTCTTATGGAGCGGAATCCATCTCTACTGCTACAGGGGAAATGATGATTCAGAGTACTGACCTTTCTCTACCTGGACTCATTCCGTTTGATCTGACACGCGTCTATGACAGCGCTAGAGCCACTGGGCAACTTGGCGTTGAATATGACGAAACGACACAAACGTACTCCAATATGGTTACGCCACGCAAGGAAGAACTCTCTGCTGGATTGGGGCAAGGCTGGCGTTGGGACATTCCTTTCATGGAAAAACGTGGCGATAATCAGTATATTCAGATTCCAGGTGTGGGCTATTACCGCTTAAACGCGAACCTGGAACTGGAAGGTTACGTATGGAATGACTTAACCGTTAAGCGAGATGCGACCGTGACTGTTAATAGCGTATCTAGCAGTTATCGTCTATCCATCCGAAACGGCTACGATTATCTATTTAATGAAGCCGGAGAACTGTTGCAAATTACAGATGGCTACCGCAATACCGTGAATTTTTACTATACGACATTGAACGGAAACCAAGCTATTGCACGAATTGAAAACAGCGAAGGTCAGGCGCTGACATTTGCTTATGACAACCTGAAGGTTACTGTACAGCTTGCCGGAACGGATCGGAAGGCAACGTACACGCAACGCGAGGACGAAGGCATTCGTATTTTGCGAGAATACACAGATGCTCTCGATCGGACAACGACGTATACGTATTATTATCCGGAATCGAAATTCAACTTTTTACCTGAGTTGCAAAGCAATCAAAATGCTCAAGGTGTGATGCATACAGCTTTACTATCGCGTATTACAAGCCCTTCATCAGCTATAACAGATTATGCATATATTCCTGCGCTGAAGCAGATTGGCGAAGCTTCATCCCATTTCGTATTTAAAGTAAGAGAGCGCAAGAACCAGTTTAGTACAACGGAAGGCGAAGGCGTTCTGGACAAGGTTAACTTTGAATATTCTGGAGAAGACCTGGAAGCATACGGTCAACCCGCATCATGGACAACAAAAGTTAAAGCAGAGAACACTGTAGATACTTGGACGTTCTCCAAAACGTTTAGCGCTGCAGCTCATCCAGATTTGGTTCGCGCAGATAAGCACACGTTAACTGGAGATGACGTGACTTATTCCACGGAGTTGCAGTACGATAATCAGACGAAGCGAAACCTTCCGACTCAAATAACGGAGTGGGTTAGTGAGGGTGGACGTGCTGGCGAAAAGCTGATAACGACTATTGCATATGATGCCAACGGCATGGTGACGTCCGAAAAGCAAAGTACAGGACAGGAATCTACCTATGCGTATGAAACAGGCAAAGCTCCATACAACTGGATCAAGCCTGTCCGTTCTACCAGCAAGATTAATAGTACCTTGGAGAGATACACCGAAACAACCTATAACAGCCAAGGTTCCGTTCTACGGAGCACAACTAAAAATGGATACGGCGGTCAGTTGCTCACTGAATCGGAAGTGAAGCTGGATGATAAAGGAAGAGTCATCAGCACCACGGATAAAGGAGGCTATTTAGCTAAAGACAGCGTAGCAACGTTGAGTTATCAGGCTAATGCAGGGCATTTGGTGAAATCCAGGTCCATGACCGTACATGATGCCGCCGGCAAGGCAGAATCCCTTGTAGAGACGTATGACTATACGAAAGCTGGTGAGCTGGAAAAGACAACGAATGCTGCTGGTGAACAGGAATCGTACCAATATGATCAAGAGGGACGGCTTCTACAGGTTATACATGCCGACGGCACGAAATCGACCACGGTGTACGATGATGTCAAGAATATCATTACAAGTACATCGCCAGATGGCATTATCACGGCCGAGCGATATAATCCGTTAGGTCTTTTGGTAGAAGAACAAACGGCTGAGGCTACATACAAGTACGCCTATGATCGCGAAGGTAATGTCACGGCAGCTGAAGATGCTGAGAGCAACGTAACGAGATTTGTGATCGACGCGTTTGGCCAAGTGGTTGAGACGCAGTATCCGGACGGAACCACTGGAACTACCAACATTGATGCTGTGGCCCAAACGGTGGTCTATAAGGACGCTGCCGACAATCAAACACGAGAGAAGATGGATTTACTCGGTCGAGTGACAGCGGTGGAAGAATATCGGAATGGTGCCTACGTTCCGTTACAACAAACTGAGTATGATATGGATGGAAACGTAATTACATCCATCGATGGCAACGGCCAGAGAACAACCTATACGTACGATGCATTAGGACAAATCGCAACTGCGACAACACCGAAACAAGAAACAAGTCGTTATTTCTACAGTTATCTTGGGCAGGTGACCCAAATCGTCTCTCCAAATGCGCAAACAGTCACAAAACAGTATGATGAATTGGGAAGAATCATTAAACAGACGCATCCGAGTCCAGCCGGGTATGCAACAACATTATATTACGATAAAAAAAGCAATCTGATTAAAAAACAGGATCGACTTGGGAAAGTAACAGAGTATACGTATAACAGTGACAACATGCTCACAAGCATGAAAGCACCGGATAGCAACGTTTCTTACACTTACGACGAAATCGGCCGTAGAACATCGATGACCGATGATTATGGAAAGACCACGTACAGTTATCGTGCTGAAGATGGGATGTTGAACGGACTGACATTCCCGGATGGGACAAGGCTTGATTACGAAAACAATACCCAGCAACGTCTAGGATATACCTTAACGGATGCCAAAGGACAATCCTTGCGCATTCACGGCGAAGTAAATGCCATGAATCGGGTAACCTCCATGGATATTACTTCGGGTTCAGGAGGGGCTTCTGCACTCGCAGCATCGGGAACGACGCCTGTAGATCGTATGACATTCAGTTATACGTCCAATAGCTTGCTGGAGAAATTGTCGTTTGGCAAGGGCCTCAGCACAAGCTACCAGTTCAGCGGCTATGACCTGTCGGGAATCACGATCTCTCAAGGGACATCTGCGGTGCAACAGTTCGCCTATGAATATGATGGTAATAAAAACATCACGTCCCGTACACAGAATGGGGAAACTGATCAATACACATACGATGAATTGAGCCGGATTCAGACCGAAACGGGTACGCAAAAAGAAACGTATACTTATGACCCAAATGGTAACCGGTACAGTACCGGAAGTGGTAAGGTATACGGTCTAAAGGATGCACAGTATACGTATGACAGCCAGAATCGTCTGATTAAAGCAACGGGTGAAGGCAAAACGGTAACCTACAGCTATAATGGAGATGGACTGTTGTATGAACGTACGGAAGGCGACCAAACGATTCGTTATTATTACGATGAAGAAGCCAAACTTATAGCTGAGGCCACTGTAACATCTGGAAAAGCAGAGCTAACATATGCTTATATCTATGATCTGTATGGGCAATTATGGGCTCGCCAGGACAAGCAAACAGGTAAACTGGAATACTATCAGTTGAATGGTCATGGCGATGTCGTTGGCCTCGTGGACGATGCAGGCAAAGTGCTGAACAGTTACACTTATGACATCTGGGGTGGACCTTTAACAACAGAGGAAACCGTACCGAATGTACTTCGCTATGCAGGGGAGTATTGGGACGATACGGTAGGGTTGCAATATTTACGAGCACGTTGGTATGATCCAGGCATGGCACGTTTCATCGGTGAGGATACGTATGAGGGAGAACTGGATGATCCACTTAGTTTGAATTTGTATTCGTATGTGAGTAATAATCCGATAAAATATGTGGATCCGAGTGGGCATAATAAGAGACCTGGTAAAAACTCGTTAGAAGGTTTGGGACAAGGTAGTGGTAGTGCAAGCGCAGGACGTATGGGCCCTAATGGAGGTTCTGGAGGTGGTGGAAGTCGAGGTGGAAGCGGGTCAGCAAAAAGTAAGCCATCAACTTCTAATAATGGACAATCCACCAAGGGGTCGAATAATGTCTCAAGTGCCAAAGGGCTTATTGGTAAAGACTTTGAAGCTTATTTGACCAAGCGGTTAGGTGGAAATGGAAGCTTCTCAAAAGGTGGCCGTGACTTTGATGGTGGTGTCGGAAATAAATGGTGGGAAGCAAAATCAGGAAATTATTGGGATAAGATTTTAGAAGGGAAGAATGGTGGAGTAGCAAAGTTTAAATCAGATATGGGTTCTAGGCTTGAGATTGCAAAAAGCAATGATGCGAAATATTACTTGTATTCAAACACTAAAATACCTCAGCAGATCAAAGATTGGCTGACTAAAAAAGGGATTGGATTCAAGGAATTTTTAGATTAA
- a CDS encoding SPFH domain-containing protein, whose protein sequence is MKNSKTFRVGAITVALVIIVGVLLVTFFVTRIPNGYVGVVYSPNGGVKDSTLSQGWKLVGAFDKVTKYPIRIQTVEYRDIQIATSDGKNITIDFAYNYQVEPSKVSSIFNTFGPISIQEIEDTYLKTRFRDAARKGISKFTVIDVYGEKSSDAGVDVQQRFSDDVKELGFIVSNVTVGVPQPDAKTQEAIDKRVEASQELERKTTELEIAKKEAERKRVEAQGNADKLLIEAEGQAKANKELQQSLSSQLVEYETIKKWDGALPYVSGSNTPMIQLPTTKTEQNSGAGSVSP, encoded by the coding sequence ATGAAAAATTCAAAGACGTTTAGAGTAGGGGCAATTACAGTTGCACTCGTTATTATTGTAGGAGTATTACTGGTGACCTTCTTCGTCACACGAATTCCTAATGGTTATGTTGGGGTCGTATATTCACCCAATGGAGGGGTAAAAGATAGTACACTGAGTCAAGGGTGGAAACTGGTTGGAGCGTTCGATAAAGTAACCAAATATCCGATCCGAATTCAAACGGTGGAATACAGAGATATTCAAATTGCTACATCTGACGGAAAAAACATCACAATCGATTTTGCTTACAACTACCAAGTAGAACCAAGTAAAGTATCTTCTATTTTCAACACATTTGGGCCTATTAGCATTCAAGAAATTGAGGATACATATCTCAAAACACGTTTCCGTGACGCAGCTCGTAAAGGTATTTCCAAGTTTACAGTCATTGATGTGTATGGTGAAAAGTCATCTGATGCAGGCGTGGACGTGCAACAACGTTTCTCTGATGACGTTAAAGAGTTAGGTTTTATCGTATCCAACGTTACCGTAGGTGTTCCTCAACCTGACGCTAAGACTCAGGAAGCCATCGATAAACGTGTCGAAGCTTCTCAAGAATTGGAACGTAAAACGACTGAACTTGAGATCGCCAAAAAAGAGGCTGAACGCAAGCGTGTGGAAGCGCAAGGTAATGCAGACAAACTATTGATCGAAGCAGAGGGTCAAGCTAAAGCCAATAAAGAGCTTCAACAATCCTTATCGAGCCAACTCGTTGAATATGAAACCATCAAGAAATGGGATGGAGCCCTTCCATATGTAAGTGGGTCCAACACGCCAATGATTCAATTGCCGACTACCAAAACAGAGCAAAATAGCGGCGCGGGAAGCGTATCTCCCTAA
- the yaaA gene encoding peroxide stress protein YaaA, translating into MRIIISPAKKMKIDTDLMAIAQMPQFIHESEQLLSLLQKLSYDELKAMWKCNDAIAEQNVERIRNMNIKANLTPAIYAYEGIQYQYMAPGVFQNEELAYLQQHLRILSGFYGILRPLDGVTPYRLEMQGKLQGPGFKSLYQFWGSKLADQLQSESNCILNLASKEYSKNITPFLKEETRMITCVFGQMVDGKLVEKATRAKMARGEMVRYMAEGKITDVEDIKSFDRLGFVFSEEKSEESTYVFIYSEGQ; encoded by the coding sequence ATGAGAATTATAATATCACCAGCTAAAAAGATGAAGATCGACACCGATTTGATGGCTATCGCGCAGATGCCACAATTTATACACGAGTCAGAACAGCTATTGAGTCTGCTTCAAAAGTTATCCTATGACGAACTCAAAGCGATGTGGAAGTGTAACGATGCAATCGCTGAACAGAACGTGGAGCGAATTCGAAATATGAATATAAAAGCAAATCTTACGCCAGCCATCTATGCCTACGAGGGCATTCAGTATCAATATATGGCACCGGGCGTTTTTCAAAATGAGGAACTAGCGTATCTTCAGCAGCATTTACGCATATTATCCGGTTTTTATGGCATTTTACGGCCTCTGGATGGCGTTACCCCGTATCGGTTGGAGATGCAGGGTAAGCTGCAAGGTCCAGGTTTCAAATCGCTCTATCAATTCTGGGGCAGCAAGTTGGCGGATCAGCTTCAATCTGAAAGCAATTGTATTCTGAATTTGGCTTCCAAAGAGTATAGCAAGAACATCACGCCTTTCCTGAAGGAGGAAACCCGGATGATCACTTGTGTGTTCGGACAAATGGTCGATGGAAAACTTGTTGAAAAGGCAACCCGGGCCAAGATGGCCAGAGGTGAGATGGTACGATATATGGCTGAGGGGAAAATTACAGATGTGGAGGATATCAAAAGCTTTGATCGGTTAGGTTTTGTTTTTTCAGAAGAGAAGTCGGAAGAGAGTACTTATGTATTTATATATTCAGAGGGACAGTAG